TGGGGTTGTATTTATGGGTTGGGGTTACTGGTATGCTACCCCTAAAGCGGAGCGTCCGACTCCGGCTACCATCGCAACCGTTCAGGCGAAAGCCAACCAGTAAGAAGAGGTAATGTCGTGGATCACCTGCCAATATTCTGTCAATTACGCAATCGCGACTGCCTGCTGGTAGGGGGTGGCGATGTGGCTGAACGCAAAGCCCGCCTGCTGTTAGAGGCAGGTGCCCGACTCACCGTTAATGCCCTCGCCTTCGCCCCGCAATTTACCGTGTGGGCGCAGGAGGGGATGCTCACCCTCGTCGAGGGTGAGTTCCAGGAATCTCTGCTCGATACCTGCTGGCTGACCATTGCCGCCACCGACGACGACGCGGTTAACCAGCGCGTCAGCGACGCCTGTGAAGCGCGGCGGATCTTCTGCAACGTGGTGGATGCGCCGAAAGAGGCGAGCTTTATCATGCCGTCGATTATCGACCGCTCCCCGCTGATGGTCGCCGTCTCCTCCGGCGGGACGTCGCCAGTGCTGGCGCGTCTGCTGCGCGAAAAGCTGGAAGCGATCCTGCCGCAGCATCTGGGCCAGGTGGCTCACTATGCGGGGCAGCTGCGCTCACGCGTGAAAAAGCAGTTCGCCACCGTGGGCGAACGCCGTCGCTTCTGGGAAAAATTCTTTGTGAACGACCGGCTGGCGCAGTCGCTGGCGAATCAGGATCGGAAAGCGGTGGAGGAAACTACCGAGCAGCTGATCAATGCCCCGCTCGATCACCGGGGCGAAGTGGTGCTGGTGGGTGCCGGTCCGGGCGATGCCGGGCTGTTGACCCTGAAAGGGTTACAGCAGATCCAGCAGGCGGATATCGTAGTCTATGACCGTCTGGTCTCCGACGACATCATGAACCTGGTGCGCCGCGATGCGGATCGGGTGTTTGTTGGCAAACGTGCGGGCTACCACTGCGTGCCGCAGGAAGAGATTAACCAGATCCTGCTGCGTGAAGCGCAAAAGGGTAAACGCGTGGTGCGTCTGAAAGGCGGCGATCCCTTTATCTTTGGGCGTGGCGGCGAGGAGCTGGAGACCCTCTGTGAGGCGGGCATTCCGTTCTCAGTAGTGCCGGGCATTACCGCCGCCTCCGGCTGCTCGGCCTATTCCGGTATCCCGTTGACCCACCGTGACTACGCCCAAAGCGTGCGCCTGGTTACCGGCCACCTGAAAACCGGCTGTGAGCTGGACTGGCACAACCTGGCCGCCGAGAAGCAGACCCTGGTGTTCTATATGGGGCTGAACCAGGCGGCGACTATTCAGGCTAAGCTGCTTGAACACGGCATGGATGCAGAAATGCCGGTTGCGCTGGTGGAGAACGGTACCTCGATTAAACAGCGCGTGGTCAGTGGCGAGTTAACCCAGCTGGGCGATCTGGCGCAGCAGGTTGAAAGCCCGGCGCTGATCGTCGTAGGCCGCGTGGTGGCGCTACGTGACAAGCTCAACTGGTTCTCAAACCACTAGGTCAGACTGAACATATTCCCCGCAAAATGAGTAGTCCTGTTATGGACTACTCCTCTGTTACCGCTGTCGATAACATACCTTCCGCGAAAGCAAATTTTCTATATATTCCCTCACGTTACAGACAAGGAAGCGTTATGTTCAAACTGGCAAAGATTGCCCTGGTTGCAGGCATCTTAACTACCCTGACGGCGTGCACCGGCCACGTGCAAAACACCAAAAATAACTGCAGCTACGACTACCTGCTGCACCCGGCGATCTCCATCTCCAAGATCATCGGTGGCTGCGGCCCGGCGGCAAACCAGTAAGCCTTTTTCAGGCATAAAAAAACCGGGGATCCCCCGGTTTTTTTATTTCGCCGGGTGGCGCTTACGCTTACCCGGCCTACAAGTTTGCGTAGGCCGGGTAAGGCACAGCCGCCACCCGGCAAACACACTCAAGGCTTAGCTACAAACCCAATCGCTTCATACACCGCTTTCAGGGTTACCGAAGCGCGTGCGCTGGCTTTCTCAGCACCGTCTTTCATCACCTTCTGCAGGAAGGCTTCGTCGTTGCGGAACTGGTTGTAGCGCGCCTGCAGTTCGGTCAGCATACCGGAGACCGCATCTGCCACTTCACCTTTCAGATGGCCGTACATTTTGCCTTCGAAGTGCTGCTCCAGCTCCGGAATGCTCTGCCCGGTCACGCCAGAGAGAATATCCAGCAGGTTAGAAACGCCCGCTTTGTTCTGCACGTCGTAACGCACCACAGGCGGCTCGTCAGAGTCGGTGACCGCACGCTTGAGCTTCTTGACCACCGCTTTCGGATCTTCCAGCAGGCCGATCACGTTGTTGCGGTTATCGTCCGACTTGGACATCTTTTTGGTCGGCTCCAGCAGGGACATCACGCGGGCACCGGACTTCGGAATGAACGGCTCAGGCACCTTGAAGACATCGCCGTAAATGGCGTTAAAGCGCTGGGCGATATCGCGACTCAGCTCCAGATGCTGCTTCTGGTCTTCACCCACCGGCACCTGGTTGGTCTGATACAGCAGAATG
This Leclercia sp. S52 DNA region includes the following protein-coding sequences:
- the cysG gene encoding siroheme synthase CysG, producing MDHLPIFCQLRNRDCLLVGGGDVAERKARLLLEAGARLTVNALAFAPQFTVWAQEGMLTLVEGEFQESLLDTCWLTIAATDDDAVNQRVSDACEARRIFCNVVDAPKEASFIMPSIIDRSPLMVAVSSGGTSPVLARLLREKLEAILPQHLGQVAHYAGQLRSRVKKQFATVGERRRFWEKFFVNDRLAQSLANQDRKAVEETTEQLINAPLDHRGEVVLVGAGPGDAGLLTLKGLQQIQQADIVVYDRLVSDDIMNLVRRDADRVFVGKRAGYHCVPQEEINQILLREAQKGKRVVRLKGGDPFIFGRGGEELETLCEAGIPFSVVPGITAASGCSAYSGIPLTHRDYAQSVRLVTGHLKTGCELDWHNLAAEKQTLVFYMGLNQAATIQAKLLEHGMDAEMPVALVENGTSIKQRVVSGELTQLGDLAQQVESPALIVVGRVVALRDKLNWFSNH
- a CDS encoding YhfL family protein, which encodes MFKLAKIALVAGILTTLTACTGHVQNTKNNCSYDYLLHPAISISKIIGGCGPAANQ
- the trpS gene encoding tryptophan--tRNA ligase; amino-acid sequence: MTKPIVFSGAQPSGELTIGNYMGALRQWVGMQDDYHCIYCIVDQHAITVRQDPQQLRKATLDTLALYLACGIDPEKSTIFVQSHVPEHAQLGWALNCYTYFGELSRMTQFKDKSSRYAENINAGLFDYPVLMAADILLYQTNQVPVGEDQKQHLELSRDIAQRFNAIYGDVFKVPEPFIPKSGARVMSLLEPTKKMSKSDDNRNNVIGLLEDPKAVVKKLKRAVTDSDEPPVVRYDVQNKAGVSNLLDILSGVTGQSIPELEQHFEGKMYGHLKGEVADAVSGMLTELQARYNQFRNDEAFLQKVMKDGAEKASARASVTLKAVYEAIGFVAKP